In the Hevea brasiliensis isolate MT/VB/25A 57/8 chromosome 8, ASM3005281v1, whole genome shotgun sequence genome, CCCTTAATTCCTATCCCAAGTGTAGCATGTTAAGTgaaaaaactaggtaaaaattaaaagacaaaattACATAGTAAAAAGAGAGGACAACCATATGTGTTGACATGAGGAAACAGGGGAACATCTAAGAAGTGCAATTATATAATCTATATCTTGTCTATCTATACATTAAGACTTAGGTCTTGGCATCTTGAGCTGTACTCGTCGCTCTTTCATAGCATAAAACtcatcaattatagaatcaatgcTAAAAGTATCAACTATCTCTTTctcaatatatataataaaggAATTTGCAAGAAAATCATGTCCCATATTATTACGAAGCTTAGTCTTTACAAGACTCATAGCTGAGAAAGCTCGCTCAGTAGTAGCAGTTGAGACTAGAAGTGTCAAAACAAGTCTAACCAACCTATTAATAAGAGgataaatagttgactttcttgATTTCACTAAATATTGGCACAATTCAGAGATAGTTGATAATTTCTGCATTTCAGAATCATGTTGAATATCAAGTTCAAAATGCTCTAATTGATATCTCAAATGTAATTTTTCTTGTTCTGAAAAATCTTTAGAATAAAACTTATTTGCAAGACTAAAAACATCATCAATTCTAAATGATCTGAAACCATCCCTTGGATCTAAAGAGGAGTTAAGAATAAGTGACTCCATCATATCTTCCTTAAACCTAACatttagttcttgcaattgtgagtCAATCGTAGCAATGAAAACATCAACTCAAAAATAATGCTCAAATGTAATTGGGTCTCTTTGATTGCGAGTTCTACCTCGACCAGAATTATAATGAGCATTCATATTAGGGATATCAATTTCATGTTTCTTGCAAAATAATTTCACACTTTCAAGCAATGAATCCCATCCACTTTCTCTCATTTTCTGAATCAACATTTTTGTTGTTGATACTAAGCACATTGCATTCAGAACATCTTGAGACTTACGCTGTAAGGCTTGGCAAAGGTCATCTGTGATCTCAAGTATTTCTTTCATAAGATGCAAAATAAACACAAATTCAAAAGAAGTGATAACATTATAAACATAATCAGCATCTCCCCTTTGGCTATAAGTAGCCCCTTCAGCAATTATGATTTTCAAGACCAAATAAGTCGCTTCGAACATAATGACTAAGCTTCTAACAAAGCTTAAGTGAGAACTCCATCGAGTATCACTAGCCCGTTTTATAGTTCCAACTTTATTTAATCCTTTACCAGTCTTAGGCTCATGATTAGCAATTAATTTCTCAACTTCAACAATTTGGCCGGCTTGCAATTGATCATGCCTTTTTGAAGAGGAAGAAACAACATTGGTAATAAGAGTTAATTTAGAGAAAAATTGATGACCTGAAATTACCTCTCTAGATGTCGCAACCAATGCTAAATGGAGCCTATGAGGGAAACAATGTATGTAATAGGCATATGGACATTCGCTCAAAAATAAGGCTAGTAGTCCAGACCATTCCCCACGCATATTACTAGCTCCATCATAACCTTGACCTCGAATATTTTTTATGCTCAAATTGTGCCGAGCAAGAacatctgaaattttctttttcaaaGTTAATGCAGTATATCAAGGACATGAATTAGATCAAAAAAAGGCTCTCATACATAGCCATCTTTATCAAAAAATCTCAACACAATGGCCTTTGCTCCTTTCTTGATTCATCACGAGCCTCATCAACAATAATGCAAAATTTTCCATCTCCAATCTCATCGCGAATTGCATCTTGTACCTCATTAGATATGACATGTAAAATTTCCTTTTGAACTTTGGGTGAAATGTAAGATGCATTTTGAGGAGCCATTTCCAATACCTCCCTTATCATTATAGGAGGTCAAAAGTTTAATCAATTCAATGAAGTTGCCCCTATTTTTTGAATTAGAGCTTTCATCATGACCTCTCAAAGCACAAGTTTGGAATGTCAACCATTTAATAGCATCACATGAGACTTTTAACCTTAGACGGTTATTTTCAATTTGTTGACAAGATTGCTTTTCAATCACCTTCTCAATATGCTGATTTTGGTTCATAAGATCTCTAGACTTTTTCACTGCAACCTTATGTAATGAGTTAGGATCTTTTCCCACATGATAGAAGAAAGCACAGTTTTTCCCATCATTTACTTTTTTTCCATGTACGGAATCCCTCAACTACAAATGCACAAGAACCAGGACGTTCAGAAGGCTTATTAAAAAGATGACAGAGAAGATAAAAAGCTACATCTTTAGTTGGAGAATATTCCAATCATTCAAGAAAGAGCTTAAACCATGAAGCTTGAAAGCGACGATGATTCTTATCAGGAGGATAGTTAGACATAATAAATTGATAAGGCCCAGCTTTGATGTAAGCTCTTCGAATTTCATCTTGTTggtttgtc is a window encoding:
- the LOC131182021 gene encoding uncharacterized protein LOC131182021; this encodes MAPQNASYISPKVQKEILHVISNEVQDAIRDEIGDGKFCIIVDEARDESRKEQRPLYVLARHNLSIKNIRGQGYDGASNMRGEWSGLLALFLSECPYAYYIHCFPHRLHLALVATSREVISGHQFFSKLTLITNVVSSSSKRHDQLQAGQIVEVEKLIANHEPKTGKGLNKVGTIKRASDTRWSSHLSFVRSLVIMFEATYLVLKIIIAEGATYSQRGDADYVYNVITSFEFVFILHLMKEILEITDDLCQALQRKSQDVLNAMCLVSTTKMLIQKMRESGWDSLLESVKLFCKKHEIDIPNMNAHYNSGRELNVRFKEDMMESLILNSSLDPRDGFRSFRIDDVFSLANKFYSKDFSEQEKLHLRYQLEHFELDIQHDSEMQKLSTISELCQYLVKSRKSTIYPLINRLVRLVLTLLVSTATTERAFSAMSLVKTKLRNNMGHDFLANSFIIYIEKEIVDTFSIDSIIDEFYAMKERRVQLKMPRPKS